The genomic interval CCCATTTTGCCCTGGGGCATGTGTGGGAGAAAttattgcagttttaaagcaagtttgcgtTAATTATACACAAATTTTCAATGAGGTGGAGagaagatttagcaattttataactaaattcatgcaattctacccattttgccataGGGCGGACATAAATGTTTGCAGTATTTTATATTATATCTGGGTGAGAGTGACTAAaaaaatcaatgggggccacgGTTGGTTATTTAACTAAGTTTAGATATcaggctagactaatttaccaatctacaAATATTTTGCTGACAtgagctaattgagtgactgtcagtgactgacataacaagagaaaaactgctaaTGCACAACaacatttcgaaattgcaccttgtgcattccaCTATAAGGGGGGCGGTCCTGTACTCAATTAAAAAGATTGGTAATCAATAAGGACAAACACGCACCTGTAACGGGCATCCACTAGTTTCTTGCCAGGTACCCTCCACACCACTCTAGGCTCTGGGTTGCCGGTTGCTGAACAGTAAAGGAGCAGAGATTCACCATAAAAGACTATAGAActggatggagaggtggagaggatccTAGCCTTActgaggggggaggagggtgggaggggagggttaaggacgggggaggagggggggagatcAAATTTACTGTTGATGGAAGAGAAGGTCATTTTATCCATGGAGAcaacttctcctccatctccagtCACCTCCACCCTCACCGTCCTCTTATCCCCGCCCACCGCATTAGTCGCCAGGCACTCGTAGCTCCCAGAGTCCTTAGTGGCTAGCTTGCGTATCAACAAGGTGGCATTGGGGAGGACAAACACGTTCCCGTTGAGGAATTGAGAGGGGAGCAGAAAGGTGCCGTCAGGTGTCCTCCagcggatggagggagggggagctcCCCGGGCAGAGCATTGGGCGTAGAGAGGCAAACCAGCGGGCTGGGTTACCTTCTCCTCTCTGGGCTCCTGGATGgctggaggaagagaggacacaTGGAGTCGGACTGACAGACTGCCAGCCCCTGCTAGGTTGGAGGCTACACAGCGATACAGTCCTCTGTCTGCTGGGCCGGCCACCAAGATACGCAGAGTACCATTTGGGAATATAGACACCCGGGGGTGAGTTCCAAGcgcagggttggggttagggtcaggggttagaacGGAGAGGTCAGGTAGCACCCAGGACAGCAGAGGAACCGGCACCCCCTGAGCCCGACACTCTAACCTCACCTCACCCCCCTGGTGCACCGTTGCATCTCTGTGGTTGGGTAGCTGAATCCGGGGTGGGTGGGACCAGACCTCCAGGGTCACCATGGCACGGTCCAGGCCCACAGAGTTCTGTGCGCTGCAGATATATGTCCCCCGGTCCTGGACCTGCACGCTCCGGATGAGAAAGGTTCCGTTGGGTAGGACCTGGAAACGCTCTGCCTTGTAGTCCAGTGACATCACAGCTCCTGGGACAGACAGGAATACATATTGAGTGGCATATTGTGTGTAAGAGTGGCAATAGTGAATGTATTGAGTAAAGTGTGGGTATGACAAAGTACATTTTGTGTAtgacagtagaatgtattgtttgTATAACTGAGAGTAGTGTGTGTAGCGTACCTGTGGAGACCTTGGTCCAGGTGATTGTTGGAGGAGGCTGTCCAATGACCTCACAGGGCAGGAGGGCATCAATCTCAGCTGGGACAGACATGGGGCGCATGTGAGGGGGAGCGATACGGGGCCGGACACGCAAGACGGAGGTCTGAGGGGGGCGTTGGGCAGTCACACTATGGGCTGGAGACGCGGGAGGGGAATGAGGAAGAGTGGACTCAGGGTTGAGTCCAGCCTGACTGTCTGTGGTGGGTGGGGAGGTCTTTGGGGAGCTGAAGGGAGCTCTGGTGGTGGGGACTACAGAGGAAGGGATCTCTAAAATGTCTGGGAGAAGAAGTTTGGGCTTGATAGGGTGTGGTAGAGAGGGTGTGTGTTTTATAGGGGGTGGCGTTTGAAGTGGAGTTCTTACTGGGTCAGGCCTAGTGATGACATAGGGGTGCCGGCTGCTGGAGTGTTGCGAGTAGGTGGGGTAAGATGGGGGGCGGTAGCGACTACCATGTGAGTCTGGGATGGAGTTTACTCCTGGGTTCCTCCAGACTATTGTACTAGTAAGAGTGGTAGTAGGAGTGGGAATAGTAGTTGTAggaatagtggtagtagttgtaggaatagtggtagtagttgtaggtatagtagtagtagttgtaggtatagtggtagtagttgtaggtatagtggtagtagttgtaggtatggtggtagtagttgtaggaatagtggtagtagttgtaggaatagtggtagtagttgtgggaatagtggtagtagttgtaggtatagtagtagtagttgtaggaatagtggtagtagtggtaggtatagtggtagtagttgtgggaatagtggtagtagttgtaggtgtagtggtagtagttgtaggaatagttatagtggtagttctTCTAATAAAGGTGATGACTGTAGAGGAGGTGATGGCTGAAGCAGTGATAGCTGCTGTATTAGCTGTAGTTGGGGGCAGTAGTTGTTTTGTAGATGAAAAAGAGCTGTCTATTTCTGACTCTGGCTGTCTCTCCTCTGGTGCATCAGGTGCTAGATAGACTGGTTTTATCTTATTGGGTTCTTCTTCGGTGATTGGGTAAAGTGGTTCTATCTCACTGGGTTCTTCATCAGTTGCTGGTGGTTCTATCTCACTGAGTTCTTCATCAGTTGCTGGTGGTTCTATCTCACTGGGTTCTTCTTCATCAGTTGCTGGTGCTTCTATCTCACTGGGTTCTTCATCAGTTGCTGGTGGTTCTATCTCACTGGGTTCTTGATCAGTTGCTGATGGTTCTATCTCACTGGGTTCTTTTTCAGTGGCTGGTGGATCTATCTCACTGGGTTCTTCTTCATCAGTTGCTGGTGGTTCTATCTCACTGGGTTCTTTTTCAGTTGCTGGTGGTCCTATCTCACTGAGTTCTTCCTTGGTTTCTGGGTAGAGTGGTTCTATCTCACTGGATTCTATCTCACTGGGTTCTTTCTCAGTACCAGTAGGTGTTGTTCCACCTGGTGTGGTTCCAGACCGAGTGGTAGTTGCTTTGACATCCTCTGGGTTGTGTTGGTTGAAGACAGATGGATCCTGTTCTTTTAGAGTGGCCAAGACCTGACCGTCTGTTATAGCATAACTCTGTTTttctgtgtgactgtgagtgactgtgggtgtatgtttgcctgtgtgtatgctagtgtgtgtgcgtgtgtgtgtgatagtcgCTTGGGACCTGTCAGGGAGCCGAGCAGCAGTGTTTGTTAAGTGAGTCAccctgtctgtgtatgtctgggGCGAAGGGGGCGAGGCAGAAAGGAAGACAGGGGGGGAGACAGATGTGCTTGATGGAGCAGTGATCCTAGTTAAGgatggagtagtagtagtagtagtagtagtagtagtagtagtagtagtagtgcttaTAGTAATGGTTGTAGCAGGTGCTGTCAGTTTCCTGGGCTTTGTAAGTGCTGCTCTGGTGGTAGTGGGACTTAAGTTATTCTGGAGAGGGGAGGTTGGACCTGGGGGCATGAGTCGTCCTCTGAGTCTGTTGATGCGTCTCCTCTGGCCAGGCCTATTGCTGGCATTCCAGGGGCTTCTGGGTCGCGACGGAACAGAGTTGGAGAACATTACCTTTCCAGAGTATGTTGTTCCAGTCCTCTCCCCCTCACCTGTAGTCCTTACAGGGATAACACTCTGTCTCCTTTCCTCTGCGCTAGTGTAATTGACATTGGAGGTTGGCTTTGTGCTTTTAAGAgaaccctctgtctctgtttctgtccctgtctctgtgtctgtgtttgactTAGGTTTCTGGGGGAAGTTATTGCTCGAATCTGAAGTGTTTGGTGTCTCTGGGGCCACTCTATCCTTTGTTAGCAGATCTGGGATTAGTGATGTATGGGTGAGGTTTAACCACTCTTCCTGTAGACTGAGGACATCTATGGAAGAACTCTTTGAGGTATCAGCCTCTGAGTCcaatacatttggatttgttcTGGTTGTGTGATTGCTTTCTGTATGTCTGCTATTTGTCTGTATTCTGGTTGGGATTGAGGTGGTTGTCTGTGCTTCAGTTGGGGCTGAGGTGGTTGTCTGTGCTTCAGTTGGGGCTGAGGTGGTTGTCTGTGCTTCAGTTGGGGTTGAGGTGGTTGTCTGTGCTTCAGTTGGGGCTGAGGTGGTTGTCTGTGCTTCAGTTGGGGTTGAGGTGGTTGTCTGTGCTTCAGTTGGGGTTGAGGTGGTTGTCTGTGCTTCAGTTGGGGCTGAGGTGGTTGTCTGTGCTTCAGTTGGGGTTGAGGTGGTTGTCTGTGCTTCAGTTGGGGCTGAGGTGGTTGTCTGTGCTTCAGTTGGGGTTGAGGTGGTTGTCTGTGCTTCAGTTGGGGCTGAGGTGGTTGTCTGTGCTTCAGTTGGGGTTGAGGTGGTTGTCTGAGCTTCAGTTGGGGCTGAGGTGGTTGTCTGTGCTTCAGTTGGGGTTGAGGTGGTTGTCTGTGCTTCAGTTGGGGCTGAGGTGGTAGTATGTGCTCTTGTCGGGGGTGGTACATACAGGGAGTCTGTGATTTTAGGGGCAGTCCTTTCACGTATCTTAGTCAGCAGGTCAGCCCATTTCTGAGGGTCTATTTTGTGCTTGGCCAGGTTAAAGCTCCGCCGACCCTCCAACCTGTTCCTCCTCTGCTCCACAGGGAAGCCTCTCCTCAAGGGCTTCTTGCCCTTTTGGGGTGGTCTGCTTCCCTCCACCCTCACCATGTGGGATCTGGTGGGGGGACGCCATGTCCTGTTGTAACCTGCCCTGGTGGGCTGTATGTTCTCCCCCTCATCATGTCCTGACCCCCCCTCTTCAATCTCCTCATCCCCTAGAGGGGCTCGTACCCTGTTGGACACCCCCGCCGCAGATTGTGGCCTTATGGGATATCTCATACGTGATGAGGTGTCAGAAGGATGCGGGGTGAGCGTCAGTCTGGTGGAGAGAGAGTCAGCACCGTACTGGTTCACCGCTACACACCGGTACAGGCCTGCATCTCCCAGCGCagggatggggagagacaggGTACCGTTGGCCAAGACAGTAACCCCTGCCTCGTCCTTTCTCCTCGCCTCGTTCCTACTCCCTACCACTCTCCCGCCAGGAAGAACCCAGTTCACCTCAACCCTTGGTGTACCAGAGGCCTCGCACGGCAGACTGACAGGGTCTCCAACCAATCCAGTCACAGCCGGGCCTAGCTCCTCCCCTGGGGGAGGATTGGATGATTCTACCACCGCCAGACGGAGGGGGAGGACATCAACATCTCCCCCCGCCCGGGCCACGCAATAGTACAGTCCAGCATCAGAGTGATCCACTCTCTGCAGGACCAGCCCCTGGCCAGACACCCGGACCCTACCATCTGGGCTGCGGTAGGGAGAGGAGACTGTTGAACCATCTGGGAAAACCCATTGGAGGCTGTGGTCTTCAGAGCTTAGGTCTCCAATAGAGctgaggacagggcagggcaggtggaTCTGTCTCTCTGCAGCTGCAGTAAAAGCTGTGTGGGTGTGGTTGGTCTGGATGAGGACCCAGGAGTGTGGGAATGGTGGGTCTGGGGGAGCAGACACCAGGGTGGACAGGGTCAGTTTAACCCTGTGTGCGCTGGACTGAGCTCTGTTGAGCTCTAGACTGACATGGGGCTGCAGTAACCAGGCAGGCTGGGCTTGAATACTGGCCCTGACCCCTGTATGGTAGTAGCCCTccttctctgctgtctgtctgtacctgaaGGAGAAGAAAGGACAGATTTGATCTATGTGTTGGGGTTACAACAAAATTGTACAGGTAAAGAGGAAAATAACACAGGAATGTGTcttgtgtgtttctgtattttCATACCTGTAGGCAAGTCTTGGGGCTTTACTCAACATTATTTCTCTTTGAAGCCTGACAGGTGTCTCACTGTAGTAGGCcagcagcctccacagcctctCATAGCCATGCCCATCCACCCCACAGtccagtgagagggagagggagagggagatggggatggaggaggaggaaagatgtGGTGGGGTAATGTCTGGAGTCTGTGAGGAGTGTGTGATGTTACACTTCAGATCAACAGCATTCCCCTGTTGGTCAGACATCCCCAGGGAGGCGTTGCCTAAAGCCTCTCTAAAGGTTTCTATTGGTTGAACTTCGCCATCCTCCTGAGATGAGGTTCTGGGATTGGTGGAGATGACAGGCGAGGTGCAGGATAGGTCTTTCTGCTGCAAAAGGCCACGACCCTTCATGTGTTTGGGTGAGGCACAGACCAGGCAATGCGGCCCCGGACATTTCAACACccctgagagagaagagaagaatcaGTATTTCCTCACCCAAATAAGCATCCCAATTCCATTGAATCTGATTGAGACTCAGTAggtagcagtggaggctcctcagaggaagaagAGGCAGACCATAAATATtaaaattgtaaaacatttaaaaagttatcagttttagataaaactatatatattcacgtcaccaaataatttattaacacactgttttgcaatgaaggtctacagtagcctcaacagcactctctaGGGTAACACCATGGTGTAgtcagaggacagctagcttccatcctcctctggttacattgacttcaatacaaaacctaggaggctcatggttctcacccctttcCATAGACCAACactgtaattatgacaacttccagaggacatcctccaacctatcagatcacttgcagtatgaactgacatgttgtccatccaatcaaaggatcagataattaatctagtactgaaagcataagctacagctatcTAGCCTTGCAGTGCATAAAaagtggtgagtagttgactcaaagagagacaaagacattAGTTGACAAAGACAAATGAATTTATTCCAAAATGaaagagaagcaagagagagagagatttgttttttttattactTTGTTTCACTTACTagaaaatgcagctagctagtttagcctactccaacaccctactcaaacAGAAGGATGCTATGTTAGCCAGCTGGCTATGCTTATCAAACACAACACTcaaactcttccaagtcaaggtaagcttttggtttgactAATTTATTGCACTGGGGCCCGCCGGTAtaagtgctaaactgcttactgactgtaaactgtaacgttactgcatgattgtagcgtgTTTACTAATGCGTTAGGTCTATTAGCTATATTGACTATGCCGTTTCTTTCGGTAATATggggacaacgatgtaggctgtctGTAGCGGTTATGAtgtggtttggcttggaaaggttttttcacctggtcacatatagctgatgtgttgtgcattgaagtccacaagcaaagggaaagggtgagaggagggtgcatagatgcgagaaggaatacaacgaggctgctatgaaagtgaccTGTGTTTACACGTGATCAGGGGTGTGCTCATTGTTTTActtaattttatttaaccaggtaggccagttgagaacaagttctcatttacacatgatatagagttacacatgggacaaACAGACAtactgtcaataacacaataaaaaaggacattccaccgattctgttgaaaaacgtttcttaaactgaagcaaatggaacgaaatggggataaacatacctgaatttgtccaatagaaactctcgttagCAACTGTTATACTAATGATTTcaacctagatcagctagatgcaggcaagagtgtgcaaggcggtattgaatatgtcactgtctgtccatgtgtcactgtgttttaaactttcattcataggctaagtTGTaccaacctcatgatgggtaaagggaaaatttgagtatcatgtagtagcctaaacctatcgctgttacattgaactgggtgaatggaatatgaatgacagtcatccaatatgctgtaatagaaataaggccatgctcatgaataaaaaaaaaagtcctttctcatcttaaacggcaccaacTGTCACTGGTAGGTAGGAATGTGCTTCTTTCCCTTTCATGAAGATTCAATAGTATTGTCACACCTattcctgctccctccctctggtGCTCCACATCCCCGGGTCAACCCACATTGCGCACACCTGATCCCCATCTttacgcacacctggacttcatcaccatCCTGATTACTTTTCCTTCATATAGTCCTCAGTAGCCTCTGTAATCAGGCAGTATTGGTTACATTCAGTACGCTTCTCCTGTTTTGCATTATCTTCATgattattaaactcaccttctgcacctgcttccttgTGTATACGTTACACATATGTGGATACATGGGCTCTGATATGGTACATTTTACATACActggttggagtcatttaaactcattttaaaaccactccacaaatttcttgttagcaaactatagtttggacaagtcggttaggacatctactttgtgcatgacacaagtcatttttccaacaattgtttacagacagattatttcacttaaaattcactgtatcacaattccagtgggtcagaagtttacatacattaagttgactgtgcctttaaacagcttggaaaattacaaaAAAGGATGTCTTTAGGCTTTAGCtttaagcttctgataggctaattgacatcatttgagtcaattgaaagtgtacctgtggatgtatttcaaggactaccttcaaactcagtgcctctttgcttgacatcatgggaaaatcaaaagaaatcagccaagacctcagaaaaacattggagacctccacaagtctggttcatccttgggagacattttcaaacacctgaaggtaccacgttcatctgtacaaacaatagtacccaagtgtaaacaccatgggaccacgcagccgtcataccgctcaggaaggagacacgttctgtctcctagagatgaaggtactttggtgcgaaaactgcaaatcaatcccagcaataacagcaaaggaccctgtgaagatgctggaggaaacaggtacacaagtatctatatccacagtaaaatgagtcctacaaagtcaatgtattggagtggccatcacaaagccctgacctcaatcctagggAAAATTTGtggaggcagaactgaaaacgcgtgtgctagcaaggaggcctacaaacctgactcagttacaccagctctgtcaggaggaatgggccaaaattcacccaactaattgtgcgaagcttgtggaaggctacccgaaacgtttgacccaagttaaacaatttaaagacaatgctaccaaatactaattgtgtatgtaaacgtttgacccactgggaatgtgatgaaagaaataaaagcttaaataaatcattctctctactattattctgacatttcacattcttaaaataaagtggtgatcctaactgacataaaacagggactttttactagtattaaatctcaggaattgtgaaaatctgagtttaaatgtgtttggctaaggtgtatgtaaacttctgacttcaactgtatatacagcattagttgaataggatggcattgactaaaatacagtgtacatatgaaatgagtaaaacagtaaacattatcaaagtgaccagtgttccattattaaagtgaccaaagATTCCACGTCTATGTACATTGGGCAGCAGCTGTTGTTCTCAGGGCATGggctgggtgggtgtgtgtccTTTATTTCTCTGTTCCAgctccgactctctctctctatctgagaTGTCTCTGttgtagatacagtgcattcagaaagtattcagaccccttctcttttccacattttgttacgttacagccttattctgaaattgatgaaattatatttttcctcatcaatctacagacaataccccatcatgaaaaagtgaaaacaggtttttagaaaacaaAAATACCTTTTCGTCCTCGtctgagaggagtaggagagatcggaccaatatgcagcgtggtacatgtccATGTCAATTTATtcaacaggctacctaagtatgattctcaatcagagacaacgaacgacacctacctctgattgagaaccataccaggccaaacacataaacacaacctaGAAAAACGAACATTGACTACCcagcccaactcacgccctgaccctactaacacaaagacaaaataaaggaactaaggtcagaacatgacagtacacccccctccccccccaaaggtgcggactctggccgcaaaacctgaacctataggggagggtctgggtgggcgtctgtccgcggtggcggctctggcgcgggacgtggaccccactccatcatagtcttggcccacttaagtggcgccctgcagctcaggacagacgggcggctctggcagcgctggacaggagggagactctggcagcgctggacaggcgggaggaaggagacggagagacagcctggtgcgtggggctgccaccggaggcctggtgcgtggaggaggcaccggatagaccggaccgtggaggcgcactggaggtctcgagcaccgagcctgcacaacctttcctggctggatactccccgtaGCCCGGCCAGTTCGGCggggtggaacagaccgcactgggctgtgctggcgaaccggggacaccgtgcgtagggctggtgccttgtaccccgggccgaggagacacactggagaccagatgcgctgagccggcttcatagcacctggctcgatgcccactctagcccggttgatacgaggcgctgcgatgtaacgcaccgggctatgcctgtgCACTGGGACCACAGTGCgtctcacggcataacacggtgcctgcccggtccacctctctccacggtaagcacagggagttggctcaggtctcctacctgacttagccacactccccgtgtgtccccccccaataattttttggggctgcctctcgtcccttttgcgctgccgtgctagctcccacaaaacacaggtgggaaaaggctacctaagtatgattctcaatcagagacaacgaacgacacctgccactgattgagaaccataccaggccaaacacataaacacaacctagaaaaacgaacatagactgcccactccaactcaagccctgaccctactaaaggtaaaataaaaataacacaaagacaaaataaaggaactaaggtcagaacgtgacaacataagtatcagactctttgctatgagactcaaaattgagctcaggtgcatcctgtttccactgatcgtccttgagatgtgtctacaacttgattggagtccacctgtggtaaattcaattgattggacatgatttggaaaagcacacacctgtctatataaggtcccacagttgacagtgcatgtcagagcaaaaaccaagcaattgtccatagagctcagagacaggattgtgttgagggaCAGATCATGGTTAGggtaacaaaaaatgtctgcagcattgaaggtcagcaagaacacagtggcctccatcattcttaaatggaagaagtttggaaccataaagactcttcctagagcaggccgcccggccaaactgagcaatcgggggagaagggccttggtcggggaggtgaccaagaacctgatggtcactctgacagagctccggagttcttctgtggcgatgggagaaccttccagaaggacatccatctctgcagcactccaccaatcaggcctttatggtagagtggccagactctgccactcttcagtaaaccgcacatgacagcctgcttggagtttgccaaaagccacctaaaggacaagattctctggtctgatggaaccaagattgaactctttggcctgaatgccaattgtcacgtctggaggaaacctggcaccatccctacggtgaagaatagtggtggcagcatcatgctgtggggatgtttttcaacagcagggactgggagatgtgtcaggatcgagggaaagatgaacagagcaagtacagagagattcttgatgaaaacctgctccagagcgctcaggacctcatactggggtgaaggttcaccttccaacaggacattgaccctaagcacacagccaagacaacgcaggagtggcttcgggacaagtctctgaatgtccttgagtggcccagctagagatcggacttgaacccaatcgaacatctctggagagacctgaaaatagctgtgcagcgaagctccccatccaacctgacagagcttgagaggatctgcagagaagaatgagagaaactccccaaatacaggtgtgccaagcttgtagcgtcatacccaagaagaattcaggctgtaattgGTGCC from Oncorhynchus kisutch isolate 150728-3 linkage group LG26, Okis_V2, whole genome shotgun sequence carries:
- the LOC109877779 gene encoding matrix-remodeling-associated protein 5-like, whose translation is MAPSVCGVSLAVVVVLVTLVSPGGACPRPCSCYQPTELHCTFRSLLTIPQLLPQHTLHINLGFNSISRIPDSSLAGLRRLEQLMLHGNDIREIPDRAFQDLSSLQVLKLSYNKLREISAESFSGLSSLLRLHLDHNQLQFLHPQALLRLPNLRLIRLQGNRLHQLHPQAFCTLSLLQTFCYSTLRHLDVSNNSLTILPRDTLRTAPLLESLALQANPWTCDCSMAWMQAWSISHPGVLKCPGPHCLVCASPKHMKGRGLLQQKDLSCTSPVISTNPRTSSQEDGEVQPIETFREALGNASLGMYRQTAEKEGYYHTGVRASIQAQPAWLLQPHVSLELNRAQSSAHRVKLTLSTLVSAPPDPPFPHSWVLIQTNHTHTAFTAAAERQIHLPCPVLSSIGDLSSEDHSLQWVFPDGSTVSSPYRSPDGRVRVSGQGLVLQRVDHSDAGLYYCVARAGGDVDVLPLRLAVVESSNPPPGEELGPAVTGLVGDPVSLPCEASGTPRVEVNWVLPGGRVVGSRNEARRKDEAGVTVLANGTLSLPIPALGDAGLYRCVAVNQYGADSLSTRLTLTPHPSDTSSRMRYPIRPQSAAGVSNRVRAPLGDEEIEEGGSGHDEGENIQPTRAGYNRTWRPPTRSHMVRVEGSRPPQKGKKPLRRGFPVEQRRNRLEGRRSFNLAKHKIDPQKWADLLTKIRERTAPKITDSLYVPPPTRAHTTTSAPTEAQTTTSTPTEAQTTTSAPTEAQTTTSTPTEAQTTTSAPTEAQTTTSTPTEAQTTTSAPTEAQTTTSTPTEAQTTTSAPTEAQTTTSTPTEAQTTTSTPTEAQTTTSAPTEAQTTTSTPTEAQTTTSAPTEAQTTTSAPTEAQTTTSIPTRIQTNSRHTESNHTTRTNPNVLDSEADTSKSSSIDVLSLQEEWLNLTHTSLIPDLLTKDRVAPETPNTSDSSNNFPQKPKSNTDTETGTETETEGSLKSTKPTSNVNYTSAEERRQSVIPVRTTGEGERTGTTYSGKVMFSNSVPSRPRSPWNASNRPGQRRRINRLRGRLMPPGPTSPLQNNLSPTTTRAALTKPRKLTAPATTITISTTTTTTTTTTTTTTTPSLTRITAPSSTSVSPPVFLSASPPSPQTYTDRVTHLTNTAARLPDRSQATITHTRTHTSIHTGKHTPTVTHSHTEKQSYAITDGQVLATLKEQDPSVFNQHNPEDVKATTTRSGTTPGGTTPTGTEKEPSEIESSEIEPLYPETKEELSEIGPPATEKEPSEIEPPATDEEEPSEIDPPATEKEPSEIEPSATDQEPSEIEPPATDEEPSEIEAPATDEEEPSEIEPPATDEELSEIEPPATDEEPSEIEPLYPITEEEPNKIKPVYLAPDAPEERQPESEIDSSFSSTKQLLPPTTANTAAITASAITSSTVITFIRRTTTITIPTTTTTTPTTTTTIPTTTTTIPTTTIPTTTTTIPTTTTTIPTTTIPTPTTTLTSTIVWRNPGVNSIPDSHGSRYRPPSYPTYSQHSSSRHPYVITRPDPVRTPLQTPPPIKHTPSLPHPIKPKLLLPDILEIPSSVVPTTRAPFSSPKTSPPTTDSQAGLNPESTLPHSPPASPAHSVTAQRPPQTSVLRVRPRIAPPHMRPMSVPAEIDALLPCEVIGQPPPTITWTKVSTGAVMSLDYKAERFQVLPNGTFLIRSVQVQDRGTYICSAQNSVGLDRAMVTLEVWSHPPRIQLPNHRDATVHQGGEVRLECRAQGVPVPLLSWVLPDLSVLTPDPNPNPALGTHPRVSIFPNGTLRILVAGPADRGLYRCVASNLAGAGSLSVRLHVSSLPPAIQEPREEKVTQPAGLPLYAQCSARGAPPPSIRWRTPDGTFLLPSQFLNGNVFVLPNATLLIRKLATKDSGSYECLATNAVGGDKRTVRVEVTGDGGEARILSTSPSSSIVFYGESLLLYCSATGNPEPRVVWRVPGKKLVDARYSFDKRIKVHSNGTLYIQSVTEKDGGDYLCVARNKMADDFRLLQVTVATKPAKIEPKQPSNQKVVSYGAALKVDCLATGQPNPAVRWSLPDGTSVKSVLLQVEESGRRSRRLVVFDNGTLFLPSVGMGEEGEYVCHAENHGGRDTMSVMVKVLASPPSFPSTKYEVIKVQQGGAVALNCGAKGEPVPTITWLSPMNRVLPVEASGPVVVQQDGSLVIQGARGADGGNYTCRASNAAGERSKVMGVEVMVTPPSFTLNGAGGGINGADRQIAVVSGSGLSAVISISQSAGRDHRVSAGNCVSNNGDCKVGDQRVSAVRGQTVLLPCPSQGFPPPHLAWLLPGNGVLPVPYYGSRLTVHRNGTLELRGVRASDSGMLVCVNRGERGEARIMVHLDVSDTKDIPHSRGPVTTEKRFPVGPVSKEQPRPVGPEQPHPVVPVSREKLRSGGPDREDTPRPRGPVTTEKSHQETPRPTSPVTNEKPHLGGPVSTENPLPGFPVQGGTPHPRGPVPEAGRSVVLERKPVVTSISGSLVSIINGDNLQLPCPQTDSPSQGSSQTESLTWKLPSGVVVSRGQAAGTGRYSVLDDGTLTVQQVSVFDRGTYSCRSTNQDTSSILTVPVIVIAYPPRITNGPPPLTYTRPGVAVQLTCYVIATPRATITWEMPDQSQLRVTGQARLYGNRYLSPQGSLVIQNPTSRDTGFYRCSARNVIGTDTKASYLHVI